From the genome of Fundidesulfovibrio putealis DSM 16056:
TCCAAGATGCGCCTCATGACCAACAATCCCAAGAAGATCGTGGGCCTCGAGGGCTACGGGCTCGAAGTGACGGAGCGGGTGCCCATCGAGATGAACGCCTGCGAACAGAACATCGACTACCTGCAGACCAAGAAAGACAAAATGGGCCACATGCTCAAACTTGAGAACAATTAAGGAACGCGCCATGCATCACATCAGCACCATCGAAGGCCAGATGACCGCCAAGGGCCTCTCCTTCGCCATCCTGGCCGCCCGCTTCAACGACACCATTGTGGACCGCCTGGTGGGCGGGGCCATCGACTATATCCTGCGCCACGGCGGCGAGCGCGAGAACCTGACCATCGTGCGTGTGCCCGGCGCGTTCGAGATGCCCCTGGCCGCCAAAAAGCTGGCCGCCACCGGCAAATACAACGCCATCATCTGCCTGGGCGCCGTTGTCCGCGGCCACACCCCCCACTTCGACTTCGTTGCGGGAGAATGCACCAAGGGCCTGGCCCAGGTGAGCCTGGATTCCGGCGTGCCCGTAGGCTTTGGCCTGCTGACCACCGACAACCTGGAGCAGGCCATCGAACGCGCCGGAACCAAGGCCGGGAACAAGGGCGTGGAAGCCGCCTCCGCCGCCCTGGAGCTGGTCCGCGTGCTGGAGCAGATCTAGGTGTCAGGACCCCAGACACCCAGGCGCAAGGCCCGCAGGCGCGCCTTCCAGGTCCTCTACGGATTCGACTTCGAGGCTCCGGTCAACGACCGCGCCCTCCTGAAGGCCGTTGAGACCGCCCCCATGGACCCGGACATGCTCGAGTCCTACGAGTCGGCCAAGGAATACGTGCTTGAACTGGTGAAGGGCGTGTGGAACCGGCGCGACGAGCTGGACAAGCTGATCGAGCAGCACTCCCAGAACTGGAAGATCGCCCGCATCGCCAAGGTGGAGCTGACCATCCTGCGTGTGGCCCTCTACGAGATCCTCCACGGGGAGGACATCCCCCTGCGCGTTGCCATGAACGAGGCCGTGGAACTGGCCAAGGAATTCGGCGACGACAACTCCCCGTCCTTCGTCAACGGCATTCTGGACGCCGTGTCCAAGGACGTGGCCCAGGGCAAGTTCGCAACCACGAAAGACCTCTCCAGGAACAAGAAAGAAGCCTGATGATGACACGCTACGAACCGCTCTCCATCGAGTCCAAATGGCAGTCCAGGTGGACCGCCGGCCGCCACTTTCACGTGGAGGCCGACGGGAAAAGCCCCAAGTACTACGTGCTGGAGATGTTCCCGTATCCTTCGGGGCGCATCCACATGGGACACGTGCGCGTGTACACCATCGGCGACGTGGTGGCGCGGTTCAAGCGCATGCACGGCTTCAACGTGCTACACCCCATGGGCTGGGACGCCTTCGGCCTGCCCGCCGAGAACGCGGCCATCAAGCACGGCCTGCACCCGGCCAAGTGGACCTACGAGAACATCGACAACATGCGCGCCCAGCTCCAGAAGATGGGCTATTCGCTGGACTGGGAGCGCGAGCTGGCCACCTGCGATCCTTCCTACTACCGCTGGGAGCAGCTGTTCTTCCTGAAGTTCTTCGAGAAGGGGCTGGTCTACCGCAAGAACTCGCCCCAGAACTGGTGCTCGGACTGCCATACCGTCCTTGCCAACGAGCAGGTGGAGGACGGCAGGTGCTGGCGCTGCGACACCGAGGTGGAGCAGAAGGACCTGGAGCAGTGGTTCCTGCGCATCTCCGACTATACTGAAGAGCTCCTGGCCGACCTGGACATCCTCTCGGGCAGCTGGCCCGAGCGCGTGTTGACCATGCAGCGCAACTGGATCGGCAAGTCCGTGGGCTGCGAGATCGACTTCCCGCTGGAGGACGGCTCCGGTTCCGTGCGCGTGTTCACCACCCGCCAGGACACCCTCTGGGGCGCGACCTTCATGTCCATCGCCGCCGAGCATCCCCTGGCCGCCTCGCTCATCGCGGGCAAGCCCAACGAGGCTGAAGCCAAGGCCTTCATCGAGAAGATCAAGAACCTGGACCGCATCAAGCGCCAGGCCGACGATCTGGAGAAAGAGGGCGTGTTCACGGGCAGCTACTGCGTGAACCCCGTGACCGGGGCGAAGATGCCCATCTATCTGGCCAACTTCGTGCTCATGGGCTACGGCACCGGCGCGGTCATGGCCGTTCCGGCCCACGACCAGCGCGACTTCGAGTTCGCCAAGAAGTACGATCTTCCCCTGAAGGTGGTCATCAATCCCAAAGGCCAGTCTTTGGACGCCGCCCAGCTTGCCGAAGCCTATACCGACCCCGGCGTGCTGCACGATTCCGGCGCGTTCACCGGCCAGGACTCGAACGACGCCAAGGTGGGCATCGCGGACTGGCTGGAGGCCGAGGGCAAGGGCACGCGCGCGGTGAACTACCGCCTGCGTGACTGGAACATCTCCCGCCAGCGCTACTGGGGCGCGCCCATCCCCATGGTCTACTGCGCCGAGTGCGGCGTGGTCCCGGTTGCGGAGAAGGACCTGCCCGTGGTGCTGCCCCTGGACATCCAGGTGCGCGCGGACGGCCGCTCCCCTCTGGCCGAGACCGAATCCTTCGTGAACACCTCCTGTCCCAAGTGCGGCGGCCCGGCCAAGCGCGAGTGCGACACCATGGACACCTTCGTGGAGTCCAGCTGGTACTTCCTGCGCTACTGCTGTCCCCAGAAGGACGACGCGCCCTTCGACGCGCAGGCCGTGAAGTACTGGTCCCCGGTGGACCAGTACGTGGGCGGCATCGAACACGCCATCCTGCACCTTCTGTACTCGCGCTTCTTCGTGAAGGCCCTGCGCGACCTGGGCTACATCGAGCACGCCGAGCCCTTCGCCCACCTGCTCACCCAGGGCATGGTCATCAAAGACGGGGCCAAGATGTCCAAGTCCAAGGGCAACGTGGTGGACCCGGACGTGATGGTGGCCAAATACGGCGCGGACACCGTGCGCGTGTTCATGCTGTTCGCCGCTCCGCCCGAGAAGGACCTGGAGTGGTCCGACACGGGCATCGAGGGCGCGGCGCGCTTCCTGTCGCGCGTGTGGCGTCTGGTGACGGAAGAGCTCGAAGGCGTGATCCGGCCCACGGGCGGCTGCCTGCCCCTGGACCCGCAGGAGCTCTCGCCTCTCTTGAAGGAGCTGCGCCGCCGCGAGCACGCCATGGTGGCCAAGGTCGCCAAGGACATCGAGGGCCAGTTCCAGTTCAACACGGCCATCGCCGCGGTGATGGAGATGCTGAACTTCCTTTACGCCAACGTGGACGCGCTCAAGCAGGAGTCGCCCCAGGCGGTGTCCTCGGCGGTCAACGCGCTGATCACCGTGCTCTCGCCCATGGCCCCGCACATCTGCGAGGAACTCTGGGAGATGCTCGGCCACAAGAAGCTGCTGGCCGATCAGCCCTGGCCCATGCACGACCCTGCCGCCCTGGTCACGGACACCGTGACCGTTGTGGTGCAGGTGTGCGGCAAGCTGCGCGGCAAGATCGAGGTGGCGGCGGATGCGGACGAGGAGTCCGTGAAGGCTGCGGCCCTGGCCGAGGAGAACGCGGTGAAGCACCTCTCAGGCAAGACCGTGCGCAAGGTGATCTACGTGCCCGGAAAGCTGGTGAACATCGTCGCCAGCTAGACTGGATTTGAAACGCGGCCCCATGCGTCGGAGTGTTCTCCGGCGCATGGGGCCGTTTTTTATTTGCGGCGCCTGCGCCCTTCGGCGTCAGCCGCCTTGATGGCCGCCACGACTCGTTCGGGGGTGACGCCGCCCGCGATGTTGTGGATGGTTTCTCCCGGCGCGCAGGCCAGTCTGGCCACTGCCTGCAACTGCTCATCCGTTATCGTGGCGAGCCCGATGTCCGCCAGGCAGACCGGCAGGCCCACGGCCATGCAGAAGTCGTAGACCTGGGAGACCAGTTCCGCCGGGCGCTTGGTGAGCATCAAAAGCGACAGCGTGCCCATGGCGACTTTCTCGCCGTGCCAGCACGAGTGGGTCTCAGGCAGCACGGTGAACCCGTTGTGGATTGCGTGCGCTCCGGACAACCCTCCGCTTTCGAAGCCCAGCCCGCTCAGGAGCGTATTGGCCTCGATGACCCGCTCCAGCGAAGGCGTGACCGTCTTTTTCGCGCAATCATGCATGGCCGCGACGCCGTCGGCCATGAGCGTGTCGAAGCACAGGCGCGCCAGGGCGAAGGCCGTCATGGTCCCGGAGCGTCCGGTCATGTTGGCGGCTCCGCTCTCCTGGCAATCCTGCGCCTCGAACCATGTGGACAGGGCGTCCCCCATTCCCGAGACCAGAAAACGGACCGGAGCGTTTACGATCACCTCGCTGTCCACCAGCACCACGTCTGGGTTGCGCGGCAGCAGCAGATAGCGCTTGAAGGCTCCCTCGGGCGTATAGATCACCGAGAGCGCGCTGCACGGGGCATCTGTGGAGGCAAGCGTAGGCACGATAACCACTGGCAGGTTCAGGGCGTGCGCCACGGCCTTGGCCGTGTCCAGGGGCTTGCCGCCGCCGACGCCGATGACGACGTCGGCCTTGGCCTGCCTGCCTGCGGCGGCCAGCCGGTCGATCTCCTCGTCGCTGCACTCTCCATTGAAAGTCTCATGGGTCAGGGTGAGTTTGTCCTGGCCTGCCAGGGCCTTGTCGACAGTGGGACGCATAACTTTGTCGATGATGACCAGGGCGTTTGTCCCAAGCCGGGCAGCCTCTTCCGGCAGCAGGGAGAGAGCGCCTGCTCCCTGGACGTAGCGTGCGGGGAATATGGATGTCATGGTCATGGAATTGCTTCCTCCTGTTGGTCGGCGCGAGCGCGTGGGCGACCTGCGAATCTGTCGCAAGCCTTGCGCCAGTACATCCTCCATTTGCGGCATCAATACAAGAAGCCCCGCGAAGGACCGACGGAGCAAGTCCTGGCAGGCGGGCCAGTCCGGAAGAACGACAAAGCCCCCGGGCGAGCGGTCGTCCAGGGGCTGTCATGTTGCCGTGGGTCTGGTCAAAACTGTCAGCAGGCCTTG
Proteins encoded in this window:
- the ribH gene encoding 6,7-dimethyl-8-ribityllumazine synthase, which produces MHHISTIEGQMTAKGLSFAILAARFNDTIVDRLVGGAIDYILRHGGERENLTIVRVPGAFEMPLAAKKLAATGKYNAIICLGAVVRGHTPHFDFVAGECTKGLAQVSLDSGVPVGFGLLTTDNLEQAIERAGTKAGNKGVEAASAALELVRVLEQI
- the nusB gene encoding transcription antitermination factor NusB, with translation MSGPQTPRRKARRRAFQVLYGFDFEAPVNDRALLKAVETAPMDPDMLESYESAKEYVLELVKGVWNRRDELDKLIEQHSQNWKIARIAKVELTILRVALYEILHGEDIPLRVAMNEAVELAKEFGDDNSPSFVNGILDAVSKDVAQGKFATTKDLSRNKKEA
- the leuS gene encoding leucine--tRNA ligase, translated to MTRYEPLSIESKWQSRWTAGRHFHVEADGKSPKYYVLEMFPYPSGRIHMGHVRVYTIGDVVARFKRMHGFNVLHPMGWDAFGLPAENAAIKHGLHPAKWTYENIDNMRAQLQKMGYSLDWERELATCDPSYYRWEQLFFLKFFEKGLVYRKNSPQNWCSDCHTVLANEQVEDGRCWRCDTEVEQKDLEQWFLRISDYTEELLADLDILSGSWPERVLTMQRNWIGKSVGCEIDFPLEDGSGSVRVFTTRQDTLWGATFMSIAAEHPLAASLIAGKPNEAEAKAFIEKIKNLDRIKRQADDLEKEGVFTGSYCVNPVTGAKMPIYLANFVLMGYGTGAVMAVPAHDQRDFEFAKKYDLPLKVVINPKGQSLDAAQLAEAYTDPGVLHDSGAFTGQDSNDAKVGIADWLEAEGKGTRAVNYRLRDWNISRQRYWGAPIPMVYCAECGVVPVAEKDLPVVLPLDIQVRADGRSPLAETESFVNTSCPKCGGPAKRECDTMDTFVESSWYFLRYCCPQKDDAPFDAQAVKYWSPVDQYVGGIEHAILHLLYSRFFVKALRDLGYIEHAEPFAHLLTQGMVIKDGAKMSKSKGNVVDPDVMVAKYGADTVRVFMLFAAPPEKDLEWSDTGIEGAARFLSRVWRLVTEELEGVIRPTGGCLPLDPQELSPLLKELRRREHAMVAKVAKDIEGQFQFNTAIAAVMEMLNFLYANVDALKQESPQAVSSAVNALITVLSPMAPHICEELWEMLGHKKLLADQPWPMHDPAALVTDTVTVVVQVCGKLRGKIEVAADADEESVKAAALAEENAVKHLSGKTVRKVIYVPGKLVNIVAS
- a CDS encoding glycerol dehydrogenase, translating into MTMTSIFPARYVQGAGALSLLPEEAARLGTNALVIIDKVMRPTVDKALAGQDKLTLTHETFNGECSDEEIDRLAAAGRQAKADVVIGVGGGKPLDTAKAVAHALNLPVVIVPTLASTDAPCSALSVIYTPEGAFKRYLLLPRNPDVVLVDSEVIVNAPVRFLVSGMGDALSTWFEAQDCQESGAANMTGRSGTMTAFALARLCFDTLMADGVAAMHDCAKKTVTPSLERVIEANTLLSGLGFESGGLSGAHAIHNGFTVLPETHSCWHGEKVAMGTLSLLMLTKRPAELVSQVYDFCMAVGLPVCLADIGLATITDEQLQAVARLACAPGETIHNIAGGVTPERVVAAIKAADAEGRRRRK